A single genomic interval of Daucus carota subsp. sativus chromosome 1, DH1 v3.0, whole genome shotgun sequence harbors:
- the LOC108206406 gene encoding late embryogenesis abundant protein 47 isoform X2: protein MSQQQPQRPQYDASQDMASDEASAMQSAAIRNANAAGGLHVIAGSVGGQAVEEDANMSPGIGSKDGDTITIGEALEATALSEAGDKPVEISDAAAIQAAEVRATGSSQIIPGGVAATAQSAANMNSRTTDDANKTTLGDVLADASLKLPDDQPVKAEDADRVIGAELRNDPGLTVHPGGVATSMAAAAELNKKMQ, encoded by the exons ATGAGCCAACAACAGCCACAAAGGCCTCAATATGATGCTTCACAAGATATGGCATCTGATGAAGCATCCGCCATGCAGTCTGCGGCCATCAGGAACGCTAATGCAGCAGGTGGTCTACATGTTATTGCAGGGTCAGTTGGAGGACAG GCAGTTGAAGAAGATGCTAATATGTCACCTGGTATTGGGTCTAAAGATGGTGACACAATAACTATTGGGGAAGCTTTGGAGGCAACAGCTCTGTCAGAAGCCGGGGACAAACCAGTGGAGATCAGCGATGCAGCTGCAATACAGGCTGCTGAGGTCAGAGCCACCGGAAGCAGCCAAATTATTCCTGGCGGTGTAGCTGCCACAGCCCAATCAGCAGCTAATATGAACTCGAGGACCACGGATGATGCAAACAAGACCACGCTTGGCGATGTCTTGGCA GATGCAAGTCTGAAACTACCAGATGATCAGCCAGTGAAAGCGGAAGATGCAGATCGAGTGATTGGTGCGGAGCTGAGAAATGACCCTGGATTGACAGTGCATCCCGGTGGAGTGGCTACATCAATGGCGGCTGCTGCTGAACTCAACAAAAAAATGCAGTAG
- the LOC108206406 gene encoding late embryogenesis abundant protein 47 isoform X1, with protein sequence MQQDLDDAFKALTRLGTRIPISACRSNTISPCPFAFKLQFLLENKEMSQQQPQRPQYDASQDMASDEASAMQSAAIRNANAAGGLHVIAGSVGGQAVEEDANMSPGIGSKDGDTITIGEALEATALSEAGDKPVEISDAAAIQAAEVRATGSSQIIPGGVAATAQSAANMNSRTTDDANKTTLGDVLADASLKLPDDQPVKAEDADRVIGAELRNDPGLTVHPGGVATSMAAAAELNKKMQ encoded by the exons ATGCAACAAGACTTAGACGACGCCTTCAAAGCTCTGACAAGATTAGGTACTCGCATTCCGATATCTGCTTGCAGGAGCAATACCATCAGTCCATGCCCTTTTGCTTTCAAG TTACAGTTCCTCCTTGAAAACAAAGAAATGAGCCAACAACAGCCACAAAGGCCTCAATATGATGCTTCACAAGATATGGCATCTGATGAAGCATCCGCCATGCAGTCTGCGGCCATCAGGAACGCTAATGCAGCAGGTGGTCTACATGTTATTGCAGGGTCAGTTGGAGGACAG GCAGTTGAAGAAGATGCTAATATGTCACCTGGTATTGGGTCTAAAGATGGTGACACAATAACTATTGGGGAAGCTTTGGAGGCAACAGCTCTGTCAGAAGCCGGGGACAAACCAGTGGAGATCAGCGATGCAGCTGCAATACAGGCTGCTGAGGTCAGAGCCACCGGAAGCAGCCAAATTATTCCTGGCGGTGTAGCTGCCACAGCCCAATCAGCAGCTAATATGAACTCGAGGACCACGGATGATGCAAACAAGACCACGCTTGGCGATGTCTTGGCA GATGCAAGTCTGAAACTACCAGATGATCAGCCAGTGAAAGCGGAAGATGCAGATCGAGTGATTGGTGCGGAGCTGAGAAATGACCCTGGATTGACAGTGCATCCCGGTGGAGTGGCTACATCAATGGCGGCTGCTGCTGAACTCAACAAAAAAATGCAGTAG
- the LOC108206423 gene encoding uncharacterized protein LOC108206423 gives MRVHPAPIQEHRNARCRYNKKQLRRLPHIFAKVLELPFHSNADVLVHETSDSLRFVITTEDAAIGDDIRAHSVNIHPGITKIVVRGGGEDVEDLSVDELELDVWRFRLPEATLPEMASAAFSDGELVVVVPKGEEVEEVEERWGERSGQFVFVH, from the coding sequence ATGAGGGTTCACCCAGCTCCGATTCAAGAACACCGAAACGCGAGATGCCGCTACAACAAGAAGCAGCTCCGCAGACTCCCCCACATCTTCGCGAAAGTTCTCGAACTCCCCTTCCACTCAAACGCCGACGTTTTGGTCCACGAGACTTCCGATTCACTCCGCTTCGTTATCACAACCGAGGACGCCGCCATCGGGGACGACATCAGGGCCCACTCTGTGAATATTCACCCGGGAATCACCAAGATTGTCGTACGAGGAGGGGGTGAAGACGTGGAGGACTTGTCGGTGGATGAGCTGGAGCTTGATGTGTGGAGATTCCGGTTGCCGGAGGCGACTTTGCCGGAGATGGCGAGCGCGGCGTTCAGCGACGGCgagctggtggtggtggtgccgAAGGGAGAGGaggtggaggaggtggaggagAGGTGGGGAGAGAGGAGTGGGCAGTTTGTATTTGTACactga
- the LOC108198164 gene encoding transcription repressor OFP12 has product MPKTLGQNLNMCFKNMINPQTSPPHEDDRSHFLMKNFNSLYDPTTSHEPSSSPPDFATAYASQRFFFSSPGRSNSIVDSTSSLASTSSSSLLPESDTLSGGIPVPTLSPDPYLDFRRSMQDMVEARGFTDVKTNWDNLHELLRCYLSLNPKSTHKYIVRAFADLLISLMTTSPQP; this is encoded by the coding sequence ATGCCAAAAACTCTAGGCCAAAACCTAAACATGTGTTTCAAAAATATGATCAATCCTCAAACCTCGCCTCCTCACGAAGATGATCGCTCTCATTTCCTCATGAAAAACTTCAACTCCCTCTACGATCCCACCACCTCTCACGAACCCTCCTCGTCCCCTCCTGATTTCGCCACTGCTTATGCCTCCCAACGCTTCTTCTTCTCTTCCCCGGGCCGCTCCAACTCCATCGTGGACTCCACTTCATCATTAGCATCCACCTCTTCTTCCTCATTATTGCCCGAATCCGACACTCTGAGCGGAGGCATTCCTGTCCCCACATTGTCACCCGATCCATATCTCGATTTCCGGAGATCCATGCAAGACATGGTGGAAGCCCGTGGCTTCACAGATGTGAAAACTAATTGGGACAACTTGCATGAACTTCTTAGATGCTATCTCTCTTTGAATCCAAAGAGCACTCATAAGTACATTGTTCGAGCTTTCGCAGACTTGCTAATTAGTCTTATGACAACCTCGCCGCAGCCGTGA